A single genomic interval of Streptomyces sp. NBC_00663 harbors:
- a CDS encoding SCO4848 family membrane protein — protein sequence MKLSRPVSWFLLAFGVWSWIIWITFVKNLVKDGSGLAFDDAGDPTAYFWVHLTLAVVSFVLGTVVGGIGLRGVRALRQTS from the coding sequence ATGAAGCTCAGCCGCCCCGTCTCCTGGTTCCTGCTCGCCTTCGGGGTGTGGAGCTGGATCATCTGGATCACTTTCGTCAAGAATCTCGTCAAGGACGGCAGCGGACTCGCGTTCGACGACGCGGGCGACCCGACCGCGTACTTCTGGGTGCACCTGACGCTCGCCGTCGTTTCCTTCGTATTGGGGACGGTCGTCGGCGGCATCGGGTTGCGCGGGGTGCGCGCATTGCGGCAGACGTCATAG
- a CDS encoding YihY/virulence factor BrkB family protein: MDWLKNLPVVGPAVVRLMATHAWRSYERLDRVKWTRLAAAMTFISFVALFPLLTVAAAIAAATLSESQQDDLQNKIADQVPGISDQLDIDGLVANAGTIGLIAGAVLLFTGIGWVGSMRECLRAVWELPDEEVNPLLSKAKDTGILFGLGGALLVTIAASAVGSAMVGWISDQIGIDREGWGAVLLRCAAFLIAVLADFLLLLYVLTLLPGVEPTRRRLLVAALIGAVGFELLKLLLSGYMQGVAAKSMYGAFGVPVALLLWINFTSKLVLFCASWTATQSKEDEPGEVSDDAVRDPAAATGG; the protein is encoded by the coding sequence ATGGACTGGCTGAAGAACCTCCCCGTAGTCGGGCCGGCGGTCGTCCGGCTGATGGCCACGCACGCGTGGCGGTCGTACGAGCGGCTGGACCGGGTGAAGTGGACGCGGCTCGCCGCCGCGATGACGTTCATCAGCTTTGTCGCGCTGTTCCCACTGCTGACCGTGGCCGCCGCGATCGCCGCCGCGACCCTCAGCGAGTCGCAGCAGGACGACCTCCAGAACAAGATCGCCGACCAGGTGCCCGGCATCTCCGACCAGCTCGACATCGACGGCCTGGTCGCCAACGCCGGCACGATCGGGCTCATCGCCGGCGCCGTTCTGCTGTTCACCGGCATCGGCTGGGTCGGCTCCATGCGCGAATGTCTGCGCGCGGTGTGGGAGCTGCCCGACGAGGAGGTGAACCCGCTCCTGAGCAAGGCCAAGGACACCGGCATCCTGTTCGGCCTCGGCGGCGCCCTGCTCGTGACCATCGCCGCGTCCGCCGTCGGCTCCGCCATGGTCGGCTGGATCAGCGACCAGATCGGCATCGACCGGGAGGGCTGGGGCGCGGTCCTGCTGCGGTGCGCGGCGTTCCTGATCGCCGTACTCGCCGACTTCCTGCTCCTGCTGTACGTCCTCACCCTGCTGCCCGGCGTCGAACCGACCCGCCGGCGGCTGCTGGTGGCGGCGCTGATCGGCGCGGTCGGGTTCGAGCTGCTGAAGCTGCTGCTGAGCGGCTATATGCAGGGTGTGGCCGCGAAGAGCATGTACGGCGCGTTCGGCGTGCCTGTGGCCCTGCTGCTGTGGATCAACTTCACGTCGAAACTTGTCCTGTTCTGCGCCTCCTGGACGGCGACGCAGAGCAAGGAGGACGAGCCGGGCGAGGTCAGCGACGACGCCGTACGAGATCCGGCAGCGGCCACCGGCGGTTGA
- a CDS encoding D-alanyl-D-alanine carboxypeptidase family protein, protein MSAPKKTARRTLLVVSATLTSLALTAAPVFAAPSPSTSPSATPPANMSTVGGARLGQAGTQVNLASGVPVLPKDLTSRSWIVSDAESGQVLAAHNAHWRLAPASTLKMLFADTVLPKFPSTTEHKVVPSDLAGVGPGSSTVGIKEGETYTVHDLWLGVFLRSGNDAVHVLSAMNDGVKNTVAEMNEHAEELQALDTHVVSPDGYDAEGQVSSAYDLTLFARSGLQKKDFREYCSTVTAKFPGKTKKNKKGKKVRESFEIQNTNRLLAGTDSDVEVYPGIAGVKNGNTTNAGATFTGVAERNGKVLLVTVMNPAKNEHNEVYKETAKLFDWGFKAAGKVEPVGELVLPKSAAQPSAQPGATASAEAGGAVGGGGSSSKPMASATTSSGTGGMGIALAITGGVLALLAAGAYLVNRRWPLPDLVRRRR, encoded by the coding sequence GTGTCCGCACCTAAGAAGACCGCAAGGCGCACCCTGCTGGTCGTTTCCGCCACCCTGACGTCCCTCGCGCTGACCGCCGCGCCCGTGTTCGCAGCGCCCAGTCCCTCGACGTCTCCCTCGGCCACCCCGCCCGCGAACATGTCGACCGTCGGCGGCGCCCGGCTCGGGCAGGCCGGGACCCAGGTCAACCTGGCGAGCGGGGTGCCGGTGCTGCCCAAGGACCTCACCTCACGGTCGTGGATCGTCTCCGACGCCGAGTCCGGCCAGGTGCTCGCCGCGCACAACGCGCACTGGCGGCTGGCCCCCGCGAGCACCCTGAAGATGCTGTTCGCCGACACCGTCCTGCCGAAGTTCCCCAGCACCACCGAGCACAAGGTCGTCCCCTCCGACCTGGCGGGCGTCGGCCCGGGATCCAGCACGGTCGGCATAAAGGAGGGCGAGACCTACACGGTCCACGACCTGTGGCTCGGCGTCTTCCTGCGCTCCGGCAACGACGCAGTGCACGTGCTGTCCGCGATGAACGACGGCGTCAAGAACACGGTCGCGGAGATGAACGAGCACGCCGAGGAGCTCCAGGCCCTCGACACCCACGTGGTCAGTCCTGACGGCTACGACGCCGAGGGCCAGGTGTCGAGCGCGTACGACCTGACGCTGTTCGCCCGCTCCGGGCTCCAGAAGAAGGACTTCCGCGAGTACTGCTCGACGGTCACCGCGAAGTTCCCGGGCAAGACGAAGAAGAACAAGAAGGGCAAGAAGGTCCGCGAGTCCTTCGAGATCCAGAACACCAACCGGCTGCTGGCCGGTACCGACTCCGACGTCGAGGTCTACCCGGGCATCGCGGGCGTGAAGAACGGCAACACCACCAACGCGGGCGCCACCTTCACGGGCGTCGCCGAACGCAACGGCAAGGTGCTGCTCGTCACCGTCATGAACCCCGCGAAGAACGAGCACAACGAGGTCTACAAGGAGACCGCGAAGCTCTTCGACTGGGGCTTCAAGGCCGCGGGCAAGGTCGAGCCGGTCGGCGAGCTGGTCCTGCCCAAGAGCGCGGCGCAGCCGAGCGCCCAGCCGGGTGCGACGGCCTCCGCCGAGGCGGGCGGCGCCGTCGGTGGCGGCGGCTCCTCCAGCAAGCCGATGGCGAGTGCCACGACGTCCTCCGGCACCGGCGGCATGGGCATCGCCCTCGCGATCACCGGCGGCGTGCTGGCGCTGCTGGCAGCCGGCGCGTACCTGGTCAACCGCCGGTGGCCGCTGCCGGATCTCGTACGGCGTCGTCGCTGA
- a CDS encoding metallophosphoesterase — protein sequence MVIVFAVLALVVLVTANWYLWRRLFRDTTSGPGWVRRTGAAVVAGGWLLAIGALVGERTGAPFWLQQVLAWPGFLWLALSIYLLVGVVAGEAVRPLLRRFLERRDRRNAPVAAVEVAVPRPEPVPAGAAPEEPAEPASPRLLAAPSRRLFVSRVVGGAAAAAAVGTVGYGTYGVLRGPRVKRVTVPLAKLPRAAHGFRIAVVSDIHLGPVLGRGFAQTVVDTINSTQPDLVAVVGDLVDGSVKDLGPAAAPLAHLKAPAYFVTGNHEYFSGAEQWVEEVRRLGLLPLENTRTELPWFDLAGVNDIAGESEGQGPDFAKALGDRDTTRACVLLAHQPVQIHDAVDHGVDLQLSGHTHGGQLWPGNFLAEAANPTVAGLDRYGDTQLYVSRGAGAWGPPTRVGAPSDITVIKLASRQA from the coding sequence GTGGTCATCGTCTTCGCCGTGCTCGCCCTGGTCGTCCTGGTGACCGCCAACTGGTATCTGTGGCGCCGTCTGTTCCGTGACACGACCAGCGGGCCGGGCTGGGTCCGGCGGACGGGCGCGGCGGTCGTGGCAGGCGGCTGGCTGCTGGCGATCGGCGCCCTCGTGGGCGAGCGCACCGGCGCGCCCTTCTGGCTCCAGCAGGTGCTGGCGTGGCCCGGTTTCCTGTGGCTCGCGCTGTCGATCTACCTGCTGGTGGGAGTGGTGGCGGGAGAGGCCGTACGACCGCTGCTGCGCCGCTTCCTGGAGCGACGGGACCGGCGCAACGCGCCCGTCGCCGCCGTCGAGGTCGCCGTACCCCGTCCGGAACCCGTACCGGCGGGCGCGGCGCCCGAAGAACCCGCCGAACCGGCCTCCCCCCGTCTTCTCGCCGCCCCCTCGCGTCGCCTCTTCGTCTCCCGGGTGGTCGGCGGAGCCGCCGCCGCGGCCGCGGTCGGGACCGTCGGCTACGGGACGTACGGCGTGCTGCGCGGGCCGCGGGTGAAGCGGGTCACCGTGCCGCTGGCCAAACTGCCGCGCGCGGCACACGGGTTCAGGATCGCGGTGGTCAGCGACATCCACCTGGGCCCCGTCCTCGGCCGAGGCTTCGCCCAGACGGTCGTGGACACGATCAACTCCACGCAGCCCGACCTGGTCGCGGTCGTCGGCGACCTGGTGGACGGCAGCGTCAAGGACCTCGGCCCGGCCGCGGCCCCGCTCGCGCACCTGAAGGCGCCGGCCTACTTCGTCACCGGCAACCACGAGTACTTCTCCGGCGCCGAGCAGTGGGTCGAGGAGGTGCGCCGCCTCGGACTGCTCCCCCTGGAGAACACCCGTACGGAACTGCCCTGGTTCGACCTCGCGGGTGTGAACGACATCGCCGGGGAGAGCGAGGGGCAGGGCCCCGACTTCGCCAAGGCGCTCGGCGACCGCGACACCACGCGCGCGTGCGTGCTCCTCGCCCACCAGCCCGTCCAGATCCACGACGCCGTCGACCACGGCGTCGACCTCCAGCTCTCCGGCCACACCCACGGCGGCCAGCTCTGGCCCGGCAACTTCCTCGCCGAGGCCGCGAACCCGACCGTCGCGGGCCTGGACCGCTACGGCGACACCCAGCTCTACGTCAGCCGCGGCGCGGGCGCCTGGGGACCGCCCACGCGCGTGGGCGCGCCCTCGGACATCACGGTCATCAAGCTGGCGTCACGGCAGGCGTGA
- a CDS encoding ABC transporter substrate-binding protein produces MRSVRIRILATLLVLAAVGVGGWQLMPSQEDTGKTITVGTTDVVTSLDPAGAYDAGSWALFSNVFQSLLTFDSGGTKPVPDAAENCDFVGGGLKTYRCELRSGLEFPSGRAMTAEDVKYSFDRVKKIRSDVGPVSLLDTLESVTAEGLTVTFHLSSADATFPFKVATGAGAIVDREKYPANGLRTDNGMDGTGPYELTSYTKDKKVALAPSDRYKGAVKDSGRPVELLYYKDADALNTAWKAHQIDVATRQLPPAVLASLNPSDPSMRVSEADSSEVRNLYLNTRSSSPLHDTKVRQAMAWMIDRERLAATVYEGTVDPLYSLIPAGLTGHTTAFFDAYAKQSTAKAKELLTEAGVSLPVKFTYGYATGRGAADKEAAELKKQLEAGGLFKVTLKPYEWTAFQKAWATGKLDAYAVGWVADFPDPDTYGGPLVGTDGTMSTGYSSAEVDKLIQASQQYADRADAADDFRSMQDAVARDVPVIPLWQAKEYVVSSEDVGGGQYLSDGTGVFRLWRLNWI; encoded by the coding sequence ATGCGATCGGTTCGCATACGGATTCTCGCGACGCTGCTCGTGCTGGCGGCCGTGGGAGTGGGCGGCTGGCAGCTGATGCCGTCGCAGGAGGACACCGGTAAGACCATCACGGTCGGTACGACGGACGTCGTGACGTCCCTCGACCCGGCCGGCGCCTATGACGCCGGGTCCTGGGCCCTGTTCAGCAATGTCTTCCAGTCGCTGCTGACCTTCGACTCAGGCGGCACCAAACCGGTGCCGGACGCGGCGGAGAACTGCGACTTCGTCGGCGGCGGGCTCAAGACGTACCGCTGCGAGCTGCGGTCTGGCCTGGAGTTCCCGAGCGGGCGCGCGATGACCGCCGAGGACGTGAAGTACTCGTTCGACCGCGTCAAGAAGATCAGGTCGGATGTCGGCCCGGTCTCCCTCCTCGACACCCTCGAGTCGGTGACGGCCGAGGGCCTGACGGTCACCTTCCACCTCTCCTCAGCGGACGCCACCTTCCCGTTCAAGGTCGCCACCGGGGCCGGCGCGATCGTGGACCGTGAGAAGTACCCGGCCAACGGCCTGCGCACCGACAACGGCATGGACGGCACCGGCCCGTACGAGCTCACGTCGTACACGAAGGACAAGAAGGTCGCCCTCGCGCCCAGCGACCGCTACAAGGGCGCCGTCAAGGACTCGGGCCGCCCCGTCGAGCTGCTCTACTACAAGGACGCCGACGCGCTGAACACGGCCTGGAAGGCCCATCAGATCGATGTCGCCACCCGCCAGCTGCCGCCCGCGGTGCTCGCCTCGCTGAACCCGAGCGATCCCTCGATGCGGGTCTCCGAGGCCGACAGCTCCGAGGTCCGCAACCTCTACCTCAACACCCGTTCCTCCTCGCCGCTGCACGACACCAAGGTCCGGCAGGCGATGGCCTGGATGATCGACCGCGAGCGGCTGGCCGCCACGGTCTACGAGGGGACCGTCGACCCCCTCTACTCGCTGATCCCGGCCGGCCTCACCGGCCACACCACCGCGTTCTTCGACGCCTACGCCAAGCAGAGCACCGCGAAGGCCAAGGAACTGCTCACCGAGGCCGGGGTCTCGCTGCCGGTGAAGTTCACCTACGGGTACGCCACCGGCCGCGGCGCCGCCGACAAGGAGGCCGCGGAGCTCAAGAAGCAGTTGGAGGCGGGCGGCCTGTTCAAGGTGACGCTCAAGCCGTACGAGTGGACCGCCTTCCAGAAGGCGTGGGCCACCGGCAAGCTCGACGCGTACGCGGTCGGCTGGGTCGCCGACTTCCCCGACCCGGACACCTACGGCGGCCCGCTCGTCGGCACCGACGGCACCATGAGCACCGGCTACAGCAGCGCCGAGGTCGACAAGCTGATTCAGGCCAGTCAGCAGTACGCCGACCGCGCGGACGCCGCGGACGACTTCCGGTCGATGCAGGACGCCGTCGCGCGCGATGTTCCCGTCATCCCGCTCTGGCAGGCCAAGGAGTACGTAGTGAGCAGCGAGGACGTCGGCGGTGGCCAGTACCTTTCGGACGGCACCGGTGTCTTCCGTCTCTGGCGCCTCAACTGGATCTGA
- a CDS encoding ATP-binding protein, with translation MLRRNSFRLPRHPASVGLVRRRVRDHLADWGHGSDDPALADAVLLVSELATNVVRHGPLLEREFEVAVTALADGSCLIEVSDEGQLEPRLRLVGEGEEAGRGLHLVEHIAAAWGVWSRGIHGKTVWALVLANT, from the coding sequence GTGCTGAGACGCAACTCCTTCCGGCTGCCCCGGCATCCGGCTTCCGTCGGTCTGGTCCGGCGCCGGGTCCGGGACCATCTGGCCGACTGGGGGCACGGGAGTGACGACCCGGCCCTGGCGGACGCGGTGCTGCTGGTGTCCGAGCTGGCCACCAACGTCGTACGCCACGGGCCGCTCCTGGAGCGCGAGTTCGAGGTCGCGGTGACGGCGCTCGCCGACGGCTCCTGCCTCATAGAGGTCTCCGACGAGGGCCAACTGGAGCCACGGCTGAGGCTGGTGGGGGAGGGGGAGGAGGCCGGGCGGGGACTGCACCTGGTGGAGCACATCGCCGCCGCGTGGGGGGTGTGGAGCCGGGGCATCCATGGCAAGACGGTGTGGGCCCTGGTCCTGGCCAACACGTGA
- a CDS encoding decaprenyl-phosphate phosphoribosyltransferase has product MTETAPLTSGAHPGDAHPTGGHPGKAYPSDAHPTGAHPNTPALLGQRTPPRPPAPPRHPRSVLLLGLLRTARPKQWVKNVLVVAAPAAAGQLFTRHALTQLALVFALFTACAAAVYLINDARDADADRAHPTKRHRPVAAGEVPVPVAYGVGGVLAVLAPAVACWLTPPLVPALLLAYLGMQLAYCVSLKHVLVVDLVVVTTGFLMRAMAGGLALGIPLSRWFLITTGFGALFMVAAKRYSEAVQMAGAAGATRALLSEYTTGYLRFVWQLAAGVAVLGYCLWALEDGVTHTLGAHTAPAATGLLPWRQLSVVAFILAVLRYAVFADRGTAGEPEEVVLGDRALAVIGLVWLAMYGLAVAHW; this is encoded by the coding sequence ATGACTGAAACAGCGCCGCTCACCAGCGGCGCACACCCTGGCGACGCGCACCCCACCGGCGGACACCCAGGCAAGGCGTACCCCAGCGACGCCCATCCCACCGGCGCGCACCCCAACACCCCCGCGCTCCTCGGCCAACGCACGCCCCCACGACCCCCCGCACCACCCCGCCACCCACGCTCCGTCCTCCTCCTCGGCCTGCTCAGGACCGCCCGCCCCAAGCAGTGGGTCAAGAACGTTCTCGTCGTCGCCGCCCCCGCAGCCGCCGGCCAGCTCTTCACCCGGCACGCGCTCACCCAACTCGCGCTGGTGTTCGCGCTGTTCACGGCCTGCGCAGCCGCCGTCTACCTGATCAACGACGCCCGCGACGCCGACGCCGACCGCGCCCACCCCACCAAGCGCCACCGCCCGGTCGCCGCGGGAGAGGTCCCCGTACCCGTCGCGTACGGCGTCGGAGGCGTCCTCGCCGTCCTCGCGCCCGCCGTCGCCTGCTGGCTCACCCCACCCCTCGTGCCGGCCCTGCTCCTCGCCTACCTCGGCATGCAACTGGCCTACTGCGTCAGCCTCAAGCACGTCCTCGTCGTCGACCTCGTCGTCGTCACGACCGGGTTCCTGATGCGGGCGATGGCCGGCGGGCTCGCCCTCGGGATTCCGCTGTCGCGCTGGTTCCTGATCACGACCGGCTTCGGGGCGCTGTTCATGGTGGCGGCCAAGCGCTACTCCGAAGCCGTGCAGATGGCGGGCGCGGCGGGCGCCACGCGCGCGTTGCTCAGCGAGTACACGACCGGCTATCTGCGCTTCGTGTGGCAGCTCGCGGCCGGGGTCGCCGTCCTCGGGTACTGCCTGTGGGCCCTGGAGGACGGCGTGACGCACACCCTGGGGGCGCACACCGCCCCCGCGGCCACCGGCCTGCTGCCGTGGCGTCAGTTGTCCGTCGTGGCGTTCATCCTGGCGGTCCTGCGGTATGCCGTCTTCGCCGACCGCGGCACCGCGGGCGAGCCCGAGGAGGTTGTCCTCGGCGATCGCGCACTCGCCGTCATCGGCCTGGTGTGGCTGGCGATGTACGGGCTGGCGGTGGCGCATTGGTAG